In the Flavobacterium sp. 90 genome, AGTAATGTCATGTTCGATCATACCATCATTGTATTCGCTATCACCATGTTTATATTTACCACGATTTTCTGCTCTTACGTGAGTACGCAAGTGCATACGAGTTCCGTTCCACCAGCAAAAAAATGGTTTACCTGCAGCAGTTTGTCTCTTAATAAAATCTATGGCTGCTGCTGATGTTTCATCATCAACTGTTTCCATTCTTTTTTTAGTAAGCGCTCCGGTATCTTCAATTTTTTGTTTTCCAATTTTTCCAAAACGAGGATCAACAGTTGCATCATCTGTACTGGTTGCAGTACATTTTAAAACACCTCTTGGTCCATATTTAGCTAAATAAGCAGGATCTTTAGGATAATCAGGCAATTCTGGCTCCTCTTCTGCGTTTAAGTGATATAGGTTTCCAAAAAATTCATCAAAACCATTTACTGTTGGCAGGTTTTCATTTCGGTCACCAAGATGGTTTTTTCCAAATTGACCCGTAGCATAACCCAGGCTTTTCATGATTCCTCCAATAGAAGGATCTAATTGGCTCATACCCATTGGAGCACCAGGATAGCCCACTTTAGTCAAACCAGTTCTGATTCCGTGCTGTCCTGTTACTAATGCGGCGCGACCAGCTGTACAACTTTGTTCTCCATAATATTGTAAAAAACGTTCCCCTTCAGCTCCAATTCGGTCAATATTAGGAGTTGTATACCCCATTAAACCACTACTATAAGCACTAATGTTACTTATACCAATATCATCTCCCCAAATTATCAGAACATTGGGTTTTTTAGTATTTTGTGCTTGTGTGATTGAAAAACAAGCTAATGCAAATAGCATCATCGAGTTTCGAATTCCAATTTTAAATTTACTTTGTTTCATGGTACTAAAAATTTGTTATTAATTCTTATTTGCTCAAATATAGG is a window encoding:
- a CDS encoding arylsulfatase, coding for MKQSKFKIGIRNSMMLFALACFSITQAQNTKKPNVLIIWGDDIGISNISAYSSGLMGYTTPNIDRIGAEGERFLQYYGEQSCTAGRAALVTGQHGIRTGLTKVGYPGAPMGMSQLDPSIGGIMKSLGYATGQFGKNHLGDRNENLPTVNGFDEFFGNLYHLNAEEEPELPDYPKDPAYLAKYGPRGVLKCTATSTDDATVDPRFGKIGKQKIEDTGALTKKRMETVDDETSAAAIDFIKRQTAAGKPFFCWWNGTRMHLRTHVRAENRGKYKHGDSEYNDGMIEHDITVGTLLKALDDLGIADNTIVVYSTDNGPHMNTWPDAAMTPFRSEKNTNWEGAFRVPCLVRWPGVIKPGQVSNELMSHNDWMPTLASIAGEPDLTKKLLTGYKANGNTYKVHLDGFDQSDLLRGKSESKRDKFFYSDDDGLLVGLREGDYKYVFAEQRLEGTLGVWAEPFTKLRLQKIFNLYQDPYERADITSNTFWDWQLNHIGQIYGVIGDVVTFAETFKDYPPRSIPPSFSPYTIMDETLAQIKANKFVEKNVLPKVKEEVEAAKKKK